ATCTAAAAATTTCGGGTTTGACGTCATTCCATCTCTTCTGTTTATCAATAAAATATCCTGTAAGTGATGTGATTTTCACCCCTAACTAGCATTCGACTAGCTTAGCTACCGGAATTGTTGGTTAGCTTTAGCATAGAAACCAGGCTTAGTCAAATATAGTTAGTTAATCTTAGCAAATTAGCGAAGACtcggttttcttttttattgtatatctttacacacacattgagtAGCTACAGCGCTAATTACACTGCGATAGAGGAGGTCACTGCTGACGACGAAGAACCGGGACGATCCCTGCTTCATATATTTAACGCTTTATTACAAATAAGCCCATGAGTTTGGTGTAAAAAcaatgatgcttttttttttatcaggagaatgtgtttgtgtttaaattcaGTAACATTCAAGCCACACAACAAAATGCTGAGATGTTACAGGAGTGAATAAAGTACAATCCAGAGGTTTGACCATCCAAAACAAAGATCTCCTATGGCAGGACTTCCATGTTTCCATGCTGGTGGTGTTGAGTTCCAGTCACATGCCGTGATGGCTGCATGTTCATGGCTTTAGAGCCTGTGTTTCTCCTTCGTTCAGCATTTCATCCGGGACAGGAAGATGACGAGGTCGTGCTGTGAAATCATCTCTCTCCTGAAATTTCGGAGGCGTTAAGTATTTAACTTTATCTGTTATGTCCAGGCTGCAGGTTTAGAAAATTCCTTCACGGCCTTGATTATCAGAATTAGTGTCTGAGTCACAGAACAGAACCTCGTTACCTCAGAAAATGAGATTTCATGCTGTGTTTGACCAGAACACAGGAAGCCTCTTCTTAAATGGGGAAAGTCAGGAAGTCCCTCAACCCCAACATGGAGACCTGAGGTCATGTCAGCACGGCTGCACCGACCGCCGTCGCTAAAGGGAACAGCACGATACTCACTGCTTAATGAATGAAACACTGCTGTATATATTAGAACATTATCTATAAAGACTCGCTAGTCGCTAACAAAAGCGCGAGCCTGTCCTTGTAGGCGtacatggttttttttttcctactttgTAGCTTGAAAAATTACATAATTCCAGTTCAGGCGTCTAGGTTCTGAGGTAAGTTGAAATGCAGGAGAGTTTTATAAATATCCTGAACTTGTAGGAGATTTTGACTGATGTTTGTCCTCAGCGCTTCCCCATACTTCAGTAACATGTATCGTACTGTATGTTGTAGCTGAAAcactttctctgtgtttgtcagtaATAAGAAACATGCTAGTGATCTTTAGTTCACCGTGTAAATGATCTGCGCTGCATCAAGTGCTGTTCTCCGTCCAGTTAAACCAGCGCTGCAGACTGAACTAACCTGGAAATACAGCAGACTCCTGGTCCATTTGTTCCgcttcattcatttatcaacattcattattttatcgtCTCATGTCTAATCTGGATTATTTCCATGTTGCAGACTTTAAAGCAGGAATTTAGAAACTCAAGCTTCTAGATCAAAATACAGGACTTCAGAAAGACTCACGTGCATTTACTCCATGGGCCGTGTTCATTTTTATCCCTCATTAAAGTTTAACACTAAAGATTAAATACTAACTGTATCAGTGCCAAAGGGAACGTTACACAACTGAAATGTCTTCAACTTATTCAACACAATTgtcatttaaatctgtttttcaaaaaaaataaataaataaacatttaaagaaatctttctgagatttaatttaataaaagtgACGTTTAAATTCTCTTCTTTCAGAGAGTTTTACTTTGGATTATTCTGTCCGTTCTCGGTGTTTTAACGCCCCCTGGTGGtgctaaaatatattaaacttttACTACAATGTGTTTAGGAACTAAAAGCTTTAATTCAGGGTTTTCatattaaagtattttttactgacaaaactttttttaagtattatttCTAAAAGTAGTGAATCTGGAATTTGTGGCATAATGATGAGTTTATGATCATTAGTGtctgtttataatttatttagtgATTTATGTGAAATTAACTctgatgattatttttaaagtgcAGTTAAATAATGTCTCCATCAGTGACATCAAAATCGTCATGAGGTCTTTAGTACAAATCATTTGTTCTGAATTTGTTTAGGATGAATCAGATCAGTGATGTTCATTTGTCTCCACTAACTCAGATATTCAGAAGATCTTTTAATGCTTTACTCAGATTAACTATCGATAAATGaattgatgaatgaataaaacagtgtttactgtgtttttaacaaaatcccccccaaaatattattattattattattattattattattattattattattattattattattattattatttccatttacaaatgtttttaactgttgatttttttttgtacaatatttGATACATCAGTCCTTTATGGcaatttactgtttatttcatAACCAAAACTCtgcttcaaactttttttttccccaaacaggAACCTTTTTCATTTCCTGACACCTTCATGATGTTTGCGTATTCTGAATTTCTTCCATGaatttattacatataaaatatacattataataatcatttaattgtCTTTACTGAAAATCGATTACGACAAAAGGAAaattatttgaaagaaaattaaagattaaaaaaatcacaaatatttCAATTCCATTAGgcgattaaataaaaaaatagattaagatgtcattttaatttttaattagtttaataaataataaaaatccttTATTTGGCACTGTTGCAGGATTAATGCAATCCAGTGATgtctaatgtaaatgtaaacctgctgtatcacattttatacacatatttaatatggttttactataaaattctggataaaatatacatttattattagttgCTTTAATAACgtacatattcatatttatatttttaacataaCTTTTCCAAAATGAGTAAAGATGTCCATGCAAAACACCGACATGTCCATCAGACCATGAAGGCAGGCATATTGGAAAAGACAGACTAAAGCCTGCTATTGACTGCAGTACATAAGTAAatccactagggggcagaagACGAGTCTCACATTGTATACAACAGGTTTTTCAGTAAAGTACTGATAATGCAGGTCTCAGAAACTCGGGGTTAAAGAAGCCGTACgtcagaaataaatacaagaaaacAGGCTCTTGCAGAAAGAGTGTTTATTCAGTCAGAGATTCACCAACACGTTTCTTCTCCTCTCTAAATGCTAAAATGGTATTTTTAGGATGTAGGTGTTTCTATGGTTAGTCTTATCATGCAGTAatactgacaacacacacacacacacacacacacacacacacacacacacacacacacacacacacacacacacacacacacacaggtggagaTGCTCTCATCAGGACTCTTTAAGACAGCAATGTCATTTTGTCATTCAGGAATAAACACATTGTTGATGCTTTAAAATGGCCCCTCCCTCTTAGCTCCGCCCCTCCAACTCATACACACTAAATGGGGTGATATTAACGTTCTAATTGTAGTTTGGTCTcgttaaaataaatacaataaataattgaCTTTCGtttttagaataaaatgaataatgtataAACACATAAAGCCTACAGCAGTACAGGATTTGCGCTCAGAAACTTTGGCCTAAGAAACAAAATACTTTATACATATAACTTATAGAActttatatagattatatttaatagctttaatagatgtttaatatattgttttttacacTGCATTTTGTCCCTCGGCTCCTTAATCGGGATTATTAAACTAGAGAGATAACAATTTACAATTTGACTCAAATAAGTGATCGTtaaagtcattatttatttcattacgttatgtttaatatttcatttaaacagaGAAGccctttaaacaaaaaagacaagagaAAAGGAAACGTTACAATACTCGTGCATTTCAGTACTGCTTTAAACACGGCCACATCGACGACCCGAgactaaagtgtgtgtgggggggggggggtttgcaGTTGATTTCTTTGTCTGTTTGtactttatcttttttatttcgtTAAACAGCACACAGAGAAACGAGCGTTTGTTCGTTCACTACGCAGCCTGTTTACTATCTAACTCTCATTAAAGGTCACACGTATGACGGCACGCTAGCACGCTAGTTATTCGCGTGAATAAGATACCGAAGGCAGTAAACTGTCGCCAAACTGAATTTTAATGAagcaaattaaatattatacatgttttttttaaacgtaaCTTCATCTAAGTTACTCTAAGTATAACCATATTGTATTGTAGCATGTTTACAGCATTTCTATGCTCTCTAACTAGCTAGCACGTGTGCTACATGCTACGTGTGTGCTTAGAAGCTATCTAGTAATTGTTAGTAAGTTACTCATTTGACAACTGGCTAGCATGTTGGATAGATAACTTAGTAAGTTAAACTACAACGGAGTAATTAGAtacctgttttaaaaaaaaaactaccacaGTGTAGTTCTAACTTTACTAGATAACTAGTTCTAGCACTAATCTACCGGAGAGGAGTTAACTTTACCGACCCAACGTGAATCAGACAGAATCTTTTATGACTCTGTGCTAGTTTAGCACTTTACTAAGCTAGCGAACAACTTCATCGTAGTTTGGTACTTCATTAAGTTATGTTCCTCGCTAGCAGGCGTGCTACATAGCTCGATTGCTATCTAGTTATCGTTCTAAGAGACTAGTCTGCATGATAAAGTAATAAAGCGGTAAACtactttaaaaatacaaacctaGTTCAATTGTAGTGGATTCTATACTGTTTTAGAAATAACATATTGCTCTTTGTTTGCGTAACTCCTTCTTTCCGCTGTAGAAAGAGTGATGAATCGTTAGCGTGGATTGTTCCAGAAATAGCGAAGGGGAGATCGACGAGGTTGCATTGAAAACAGTACTGCAACTGAGCCTAGGAGGGAAGCCACACTGTCCACTGCTTCTCATTGGCCAGAAGATTAAAAAGCGGGTGGGATCTGGTATCCGGGTGGGCGTGTCTCCACCGTCTCGATCAGCGTTGGGCTCTTGTCGATGGTGGTCTGATGGATTGCGTCGTTGGAAGGATACTGCTGTTTGGGGGCTTCGGCGGAGGTGAAGAGAGTCATGTCGGTTCCGAGCAGAAATTTCTGCACTGCCAACATCGTCAGCGCCGCCTAGCCAGATTCACCAGATTAGTCATGTTAATACGTTAGCATTTTGAGTACAAATCTACCACAGCAAAGGAATTTATTAGTGCTCGTTCATCAACAGCGCTTCAGAAATCGTTAGCATGGAAGTTACAGTAGGAACATAAGTCACAGCTAGACGTTTGTGCAAAAACTCAACGCTACATAGCGTTCATTGTGTCTGCATTCATTACGGCTAACTCTGATCGCCATCAGGATCAAATTATCTGCTAACACAACATTTAAGTTAGAGTCGAGTactaaattatttgtttttgtttctttgttcaaACTGAAAAGCCAAAAAAAGCCAAGCGACGTTTTGTGTCTTTGAGTTTATAAGAAATCCGCGAGAGGAATGAACGTGAAAATAAACCTGTGTAGTGTTTGTTATACATCAGAGGCAGAAGTTATTAAAGTGCATTAAAAAGTTAGAAGTGAGCAGTTATGCTTAGTGCAGCGTTAAGTGAAGGATCATCTACACTAGCGCCGGTGTTAGTGATGGCTTAGACAACAGCCTTTGGTTATCCTCCAGAAAGGCGACgtttttaaatctgttcagGTTTAACAGACACAAGTAGCCCTGAAACACAGAGGTCACAGTCAAACCccaatgtgtgtgcacatatactgtgtgtgtgtgtgtgtgtgtgtgtgtgtgtgtgtgtgtgtgtgtgtgtgtgtgtgtgtcgtaccCAGGTGAGaatggagaagaaggagaaggcgATGGCGGCTCGTGCTGCGTCTGACGCCTGCTCCAGTGGCAGTTCGTTAGGTGAAGTGCGACTCCACTGATTGGCCAGAAAGCAAAATCCAACAAACCACAGAAACGCCCAAAGTCCTGCAAAGGCAAGAAAACTTAAAAACATTCATCCaaatttttggatttttttttcccttttctcttttgtttaagTTGCCAAGCAgactttaaaggtgcggtctccgatgtttgaaagccaatgttgatatataaaatcaccaaaacaaacacgcccctaacccaaacaagtcccgcccctgtatcgatagctccgcccacacatacgtacgtaacccgggtgactaacagaaagaaacgtgtctttatcatagctgaagggaagaacaatacgattgtagataaacaaacaagcaaaaatgccacacaagcataatgatgtaaaggacaaaggcatatattagttctgtgtaacaaagcaaaaccaacgttactcacctatcgagaaggaaaaaagcgcctcggcgtcttaagtaaagtcggccacatattcacaggtgggagtttcccgagtcgataactcctgagctaaacgctgttactacacaaaacgcggttgtagctgcctctctacattactacgatagaaaagaggtgttatttgtgtagtaacagcgtttagctcaggagttattgactcgggaaactccgacctgtgaatatgtggccaacttcctgctccttcagttctctccagcgctggaaagctgatcctatattaacacgtcctacttcttgtccttatcgtaagtctttcttctctttctttctttgtttttatcctccatgttgatgttaaaaccgctttctgctaatgtcacacacgcgcaccgaacactctctccgcccatatcgacaagacacgcccctttctgctcattggcgaCACGTTTGTCTCGGactcggagaccccacctttaatgtgttAGAACTTTACCCCTACTGACGTTTCTCTTCATTATTTATAGGTTTagttattaaacatattaaagatTTGTTTAAGGATACTTTTATTTAACGTAGAAGAATTTATGACATCAATAGCATCATGTCGTCATGTGTTACTATAAAGTTAATGAAACGTGAACAATTCAGCTGCATGCACGTGTGTCGCACGTGTACACGAGTTTACTGTGTGCTGTATATAGTGTGTTTACCTGAGAAGCCAATCTCCAGTAGCACGGCTCTCTTCCGGTCCTTAACGCTGCTGATCTGAGGGAAGTAGACGTCCAGGGCCAGGAAGCACAGGCTCGCTAAAAACGCCAACACACCGATGATGATGCCGTAATTGCAGGCGTCTTCGTttttgttgaacatacagtgcAGGCGCTCGCTGCCCATGTTCACGTAGCCTTCGTTTACAATGGAGCAAAATACCACCATGGAGAAAACCTGCGAGAgagggaacgtgtgtgtgagaacttttATATTAGAAAGGTTAAAGCTTTacttctgacactggagactccttacttTTAGATCCCTTTATGATTGTTTTGTCGATTCGTTTCATTCGTTTCTTTCGTTTCTTTCCAAATCGATTCATTATAGTCAGTAGCTGAGTTTACAGCACTGAGGTTACTGCTCTATTTTGCCCCCTAGTGGAATAACAGAGATTAGCTCAAGGTGAGTTTCTTATTCATTCAGTCCCTAAACAGATCATTCAACTTCAATAGTGGGCTGCATTTAAACCTGTAAACGAGAATTACTAcaactgatctctctctctctcccactctctctctctctctcccactctctctctctctctgtctctctccctctctgtctgtctccctccctctctctctcttcccccgccctctttctcttctctctcccccctctctgtctgtttgtctgtctgtctgtctgtttgtctctctctctttctctctttctctgtctcccctctctctgtctgtctatctgtctctctctctctctctctctctgtctctctctctctctgtctgtctctctctctctccgtctctctctctgtctctctctctctctgtctgtctctttctctctttctctctctctctccctctccctctcctctctctctctacctctctctctctcgctctctctctctctccctctcctctctctctacctctccctctctctctccctctccctctctctctctctctctctctctctctctctctctctctctctctctctctctaacatacacATGCTGAATTATTTGGTTTTTTCACCTGAGTGTCAGAATGAGGAGTAatttgtgtgagatgttttgGACGTGAGATGTTTTGGACGTGAGATGTTTTGGACATGAGATGTTTTGGACATGAGATGTTTTGGACATGAGATGTTTTGGACGTGAGATGTTTTGGACGTGAGATGTTTTGCTCTTCTTTACTTCAGCTTGGTCTTCATGAATCTCTTCACACACAGGAGAATTAAAGCAGGATCCAGCTTTCtacaattttgtttaaaaatgtgctcATGCTATTTAGAGTCATGGCCGTCTGTACACTgacgcacatcacacacacatacacaaaacacacacacacatgttcattcattctGCTGTTGTCATAGTTACAGCATTTACTGGTCAAAAAGATTAAATCTGCTGAAagacttcacttcctgtttctaatAATCATCACCTGaacatttatcacacacacacacacacacacacacacacacacacacacacacacacacacacagtatattctaacatacagtaaatattttaatattattttgttgtagatattttatgtaatgtttaaGGGGTCTAAAATAAATTTTGCTTGTTGGTcagaccaaaacacacacacacacacacacacacacacacacacacacacacacacacacacacacacacacacaaatacacacacaaacacacacaaacacacaaatgcacacacacacacacacacacacaaacacacacaaatacacacacacacacacacacacacacacacacaaacacacacacacaaatacacacacacaaacacacacaaagacacaaatacacacacaaacacacacacaaacacacacacaaaacctctctctctctctctatgtgtgtgtgtgtgttgtctctctctctctctctctctctctctctctctctctctctctctctctctctttcctggtAATCAGAGAGATCTCCTGATTTGTCCATCATACAGGAAGTGTGTTCTGCTCTCTGAGGTTGACACTTGAGAAGGATGTTAGATGTTAATCTCGTATCAATACTCAAAATCATCTCCAGCTTTCAGTTCAGAGCCTGAATAGAGTTAACATCCAATCAGCTGCCTCTGATTAAACTGGGATCTAACATCATGCAGTATTCCTGTCTATATGAGCAGCAGACTGCCCTGAATACAGCACAAACCCAGCAAACTGTcactccacatcatcatcaccaccaccatcatcaccatcaccaccaccatcatcaccaccaccaacatcaccaccaccataatcatcattatcatcatcatcatcatcatcatcatcatcattaatacTCATAAGCTCTTAGTAAGtcaataatattttttgttctattttagCAGCCAAATATCGACATACGTTAAAATGGAGCTCTGCGTTTCCACGGCAACATATGACGTCATCGCCACTATAACAGCATCCTACGTAGAATCACACAAGCCTCATAAAgataggattattattattattattattattattattattattattattattattatagtgttcAGGAATAAACTCCCCCGAAACCCTCAGagaggagaaataaataaataaataaataaataaataaatacataaataaataaatagatacataCCCAGGACAGGAACCGTAAGATGGTCTGCGGTCTCTTGGCGAAGGTGATGGGGTCGAATTCCTCCCCGGTTCTGCCCGCTCCGTACGAACCCGTCccgttcatcatcatcatcaccatcatcatcagtacCGTCCTCCTCTTCACGCGCTCTCTCTACGCTCGGGATCTGAACAGCCCCGTGCGCGTGCACGAGCGAAATCACGCGCGACCGGGGGAGTGGGGGATTGGGGGGATGATTAAAGGACTGCAACGTCATATtcgttataataataataaataataataataataataataataataataataataataggaatcaaattataaatgaaataatctaataaaatggattaaaatttattacaattaaaattaaacatttaaagcaGTAAATAGTTGGTGATAAATAATGCAactgatgtgttttattaaataaatcgcCATAATTCTTTAATGCAAAATACTGCTTCTAAAATAAGTTAACTTTTTCaagaataaaaattgttttcaaattaaaaccgaagtaaatacatttaatataaatttcagCGAATCGGagatagtttttatttatttatttatttatttatttatttttattataaactcaACAGTAAGAAAAGGAAAATCACTGCATATCATTGTTGACATCCGGTATGatatttcacaataaaagtcCACGTGAACATTAAGTGCTTTTATTTTCAGTGGACACAAGATAAAACActcataattatattaaatataaacatgtacataaaaatatacatgataaatataaaagactGTTTGATGGACTTTTGAAAAcagcttatttttaatttaaaaaaaaaatcatctgaagAAAACATGtgtgatgaaataaaatgtctgcTTCCATTTTCAACAGAGTTGAGTCTGTTGGACTCATTATCAGTCAATGTTTCGATCACGTGTAAAGTTTTTATCCCACAGCAGATGACGCCGTGGCTCTGTTTACAATCCGCTTCTCACTCAGAAGGAAAAGGAATCATTGTGGGTCAAatgaatcttttatttaatttgttattatgacttttgttttgttttcctttgtgCAGTACGTGCTAAATCTTCCCGATGAAAATATTCTGCTTCTGTAGGGAGATGAAGGCTCTCCATCTACAGACGTCCTGCGAAACATCAGCGTCAGTCAGGAATAAACCACTTTAGACACATGAGCTTACAGGAAAGTAATCAGAGGTGACATCAGATGCATTGTTACTGCACTAAAACGTAGTATTTTTGGATGGGAACTGATCCTGAAGTCTTTTGTTCCTCTTCTTATTCCTATTATACCACAACAGTTTCTTGCGGTTTAAGCACCAACGTTGGGGACGTTTTCCAGtccaaattaaattatttatttcactctttTGGACAATTCATTCGAACCCTTTCAACTCTGGAGTCTAACTGTGTTAACAGACCCATTGTTGCCCTTATCAGAGGTCACAGGGTTATTTTCCATGATTACTCGTGACACGGAACCGCTTCCTGCCTGTGCATCATGCATGGTGATGATGGGGTTGTCTTACACGCAGGAGGAATTAGCTGATGATGATCTGGCAACCAGATATCCGCACCCTTATAGGTagaaatgataaaggaaataaaggtCGTGCAACTTGCACACACTTACACCAGCAGGTATATCACTTTGTGTGAAGGTTTATACCACAGATCCATCGGTTGTCTTGAACAACAGCTCTAAGGGTCTCATTCACAGGACTGcataataaatgtgttgttatttaacaaagatcagatatatacagtagtgcATGATATGGTGATGCTTTCTATGCGACAtgtaaggaaggagtctccatggtcagtgctttgtaacagcaAGTTCTTCCTCTTAAAActtgttatttttataataattacaatatatatttataacgtCCTATTAATTTCCTTAAATTATTCTAATTAATTTTTGCAAAATGCCGTAACATTCTTTGTGATTAAATCATTGTTATTTTAATGGTTATaaaaagcacagacacacacacacacacacacacacacacacacacacacacacacacacacacacacacattttaattactCCTCTTACTTTTATGGTCAGACTCCATGTAGAAGATGTTCATCATTATGTGTCCTTTCAGTAGCTTTGGCATTAGCGTTgggaaagtcgtggcctaatggtaagagagtttgactcctaaccctaaggttgtgggttccaatctcgggccggcaatacctcAACTAAGGTGCCGTTGGACAAGGCACCGGTTAAATGGAGAGAACgtattctgagtctgggtcaccgtacttagccgtatgtcacttcattAAATTATGCCAATACTTTAACTGACACCATGTAGGAATCCTTCAGTGAATGATTATATAAACTACATAGTGCTCTGGAATACGCTAAACCTCTGTGTGTTCATAAGGGCTGCATTTggtttagtctctctctctctctctctctctctctctctctctctctctctctctctctctctttctttctgtctctcactctttctgtgtctcagtgtgccTACATTATTCATGTTGGAATGAGACCTGAGCTAAAGTTACATCAAGGCTAGAAGACCTGACAAATTAATGCTCTTTCTACATTCCCACAtcagcacaaacactgacacagatCCTCTGACACAGTTACTTCACCCCTTGCTAAGTCACTCATGAAAGGTCTAACCGAACCGATCCGGTCAAATCCAGGAACTTGTCATGTCCTGTTTAGGCTCCTTGCACACAGAGCCTCTGTCTCTCAAGTAATCAACAGGAGATGTGAATGTGTGGAAGAGTGCGAGAAGAGAGGGATATAGAGAGGAACTCGCTTAGCACGTGGaattgttttgggtttttttggtttttcaaGAGGAACCATGAGGACAGACATTTACACGATTAGACAGTGAGTGCATCATAAGGTAAGAAAAGTTCTTTAGAAAATCGAGCTTTCGTGTCAACGGACCTCATGTCTCTCTGAGAGATTTTTGATATTAAGCAGttacaaagcagttttacagaacttTAGGATGcaaatttcctgttttttttttttatttatccataACGAGCAAGTCAGAGGGGACGAAGAAAACCCCCCTGAGAGAAACCAGATTTATCCTCATCAGGGTGACACTGGATTatgtgattataaaataatttcccttctataactgtgtactatatggtCAACAAGTCCAGGAAATTTAGCCTAGGTTTAACATTAAGTCTTATTTGTTGAAAGTTTCAAATTGAGTACAAATCTGTTTATGTAATTACAATCCTAAAGCAAATGTAGTCTTAAGCCAGTGTTGCAAATCTGTTCATATCCATCGGATTTCAAAGCCAT
This genomic window from Tachysurus fulvidraco isolate hzauxx_2018 chromosome 18, HZAU_PFXX_2.0, whole genome shotgun sequence contains:
- the LOC125138459 gene encoding synaptogyrin-3-like; the encoded protein is MMMVMMMMNGTGSYGAGRTGEEFDPITFAKRPQTILRFLSWVFSMVVFCSIVNEGYVNMGSERLHCMFNKNEDACNYGIIIGVLAFLASLCFLALDVYFPQISSVKDRKRAVLLEIGFSGLWAFLWFVGFCFLANQWSRTSPNELPLEQASDAARAAIAFSFFSILTWAALTMLAVQKFLLGTDMTLFTSAEAPKQQYPSNDAIHQTTIDKSPTLIETVETRPPGYQIPPAF